In Gemmatimonadaceae bacterium, the sequence GATACACGGTGGTTGGCACGGTCGCGACGATGCAAGGCGGCAAAACGATCGCGGTGGATCCGGTGAAACACGTGGCCTACGTGTTTGCCCCCGAGTATGGTCCGGCGCCCGCGCCGGCGGCGGGCGGTCCACCGCCGGCGAACGGCCGTCGGCCTCGCGGTCCTCTGATCGGCACTTGGTTCTTCGCCATCAGTCACTGAGTTGCGTCAACGCTGGCTCGGGCCTCGACGTGGCGTCCGTGCCGCCGCGCACCGCCTCGAGCAGGGCTCGCGACATGCGCTCTTCGACCTCGGACGCGCGCTGTAGCGGCACCGGATACCGAACGATGGCTTCGATCGAGTCGTGCGAGAACCGCAATTGAACTTGCGCTTGCGCCTTGTCCCCGGTGTCCCACGACGACGTCTTGTTCAGCTCACGCGTTTGCCGCTCGAGCTCTTCGCGATACTTCTCGAGCACGCGGGAGGCCGCGCCCAGCAACCGCTCCTTGATCGACGCGTAGTCGGCGTTGCCCGGCAACGTGAGGCTCGATTCGCGCCACACCAGGCTGACGCCCGGAATTTGCTTGAATATCCCGCCGGACGCCTGGAATACGACCGAGTTCGCGAGCGCGACGACACGGCCGGTAGGGCCGTCTTGCGGCCCGATCTCCATCAGATGCAGTCGTACCAGACCGAGATCGATGACCTCACCGGACACGTTACCGATTTGGACGTGGTCGCCGACACGCAGGCCGTATTTTCCGATCAGGAAGAAGTATCCGACGATCGACACGAGCACGCTCTGCATCGCGACGGCGATACCGGCAGTCAAGAGCCCGGCGAACGTTGCAAACGAGCTGGCTTCCGTCGCAAATGCGATGCCGACGATCACGAGCGCGAGGGCCCAGACGACGATTCGGCGCACGAGCAACAGCTGATGTCGACGCCGTGTCTCCTGCACGTACTTGAACACCGCACGCTTCCAGACCTCGCCGCCGACAAACACGGCAGCGA encodes:
- a CDS encoding mechanosensitive ion channel family protein; the protein is KAGVLLEQYRSNLDSWRDNTRIQYRAALKALAARVALLSLLLAAVFVGGEVWKRAVFKYVQETRRRHQLLLVRRIVVWALALVIVGIAFATEASSFATFAGLLTAGIAVAMQSVLVSIVGYFFLIGKYGLRVGDHVQIGNVSGEVIDLGLVRLHLMEIGPQDGPTGRVVALANSVVFQASGGIFKQIPGVSLVWRESSLTLPGNADYASIKERLLGAASRVLEKYREELERQTRELNKTSSWDTGDKAQAQVQLRFSHDSIEAIVRYPVPLQRASEVEERMSRALLEAVRGGTDATSRPEPALTQLSD